The genomic segment AGGAGTAGCTACTGCCGTTCTAGGAGTGCCGTTCGTCATTGCCATTGTAAGGAGGAGGGCACATGAATAACTTTAAAGTGATTCGAAGTCAGAAGCCGATGTTCTCTTTTCATGTGGAAAAAAGGTCGATGGGCATCTTGATCCTTTTGGCTATTCTGCTGGTGGCTGCTGTCGTCATTAGTATCGGATTGGGCAGTACACGCATTCCCGTGTTGGAAGTTTTGAAAACCTTGGTTGGTTTGGGAAATGGCACTGAGCAACTCATCGTGCTCGAGTTGCGTCTGCCGCGCATTGTGCTCTCGGTACTTGTGGGTGCAGCGTTGGCTGTGTCCGGTGCTATTCTCCAAGCCCTCGTCCGCAACCCGCTGGCTTCGCCAGATTTGATCGGGACGACAAGTGGTGCAACAGCTTCGGCTATGGCTTTCATCGCATTTTCCAACGGAGCGTACAGTATTCACTGGCTGCCAGTTGCTGCGCTAATCGGTGGATTTTTTGCTGCTTTTCTCACTTACATAACTGCTTGGAAACGTGGGGTCTCTCCGTTTCGCTTTGCTTTAATAGGTGTTTCGATCTCAACGGCAATGAGTGCATTGTCTATTTATTTCATCTTATCTGGTCCAATCTATCTCGCTTCCCAAGTGTATGCGGACGCGCAAAATGAGAAAACGCGACGCGCAAAATGAGATAGTCCGATTCAGTAGGTTGAATGAAATAATGTATAAAAGGGTCCCTGAATATGCTAACAGGAGACCCTTTTATATTGCATTTAAACGCTCTTTAAATCAAGTTTGAAGGGTATTTTATACGAACATACATTCGTTTAAATCTAGTTTCCCTTCAAGGCGAGTCGTTCCCACAAGCCCTAGAAGCCCGTTATTTGCTCGTTTTGAAAAGCTGCATAGTGTTCTTCGCCCC from the Brevibacillus brevis genome contains:
- a CDS encoding iron chelate uptake ABC transporter family permease subunit; translated protein: MNNFKVIRSQKPMFSFHVEKRSMGILILLAILLVAAVVISIGLGSTRIPVLEVLKTLVGLGNGTEQLIVLELRLPRIVLSVLVGAALAVSGAILQALVRNPLASPDLIGTTSGATASAMAFIAFSNGAYSIHWLPVAALIGGFFAAFLTYITAWKRGVSPFRFALIGVSISTAMSALSIYFILSGPIYLASQVYADAQNEKTRRAK